A single region of the Triticum dicoccoides isolate Atlit2015 ecotype Zavitan chromosome 2B, WEW_v2.0, whole genome shotgun sequence genome encodes:
- the LOC119365879 gene encoding probable transcription factor RL9 isoform X1 has protein sequence MRTVNTPTSKNQAKKIRLHDRYCDGMMPLCNPSSEARQLSASSTGLPTSHQELFMSAGFQQQQQHHGGAGAGWAREEYYAAPQRSAFAQRCVGSSTAAFYAAEHLLGIGQFDGAPLGMLPPAATMMPAVAARTRPESGDMYMSHELDPVMLRADQSPSVRTYYVRPQQRRDPVELELPLLAPQPQQQESAHHGLFGNAPAIKPHSFSPHVPSMEAPSSSSLLSQMESHLSARSSVGAPATPTGTGSVSAPPAPPPPSKTRIRWTPELHERFVDCVSKLGGADRATPKGILKLMNSDGLTIYHIKSHLQKYRMAKYMPAPSSSSSSSEGRQHEKRAAGSDTQHELDPKTGMHITEALRVQLDVQRRLHEQLEIQRKLQVRIEEQGKRLQKMFEDQLNASGNTGPAAGPDVVLFPPAAEVPSHQEEDAVFVDVIDDDDEVQIISVASGSYDDDLAAL, from the exons ATGCGTACGG TTAACACTCCAACTTCGAAGAACCAGGCCAAGAAGATTAGGCTGCACGACCGCTACTGCGACGGGATGATGCCGCTGTGCAACCCGAGCTCCGAGGCGAGGCAGCTTTCCGCATCCTCCACCGGACTCCCGACGtcgcaccaggaactgttcatgagCGCCGGgtttcagcagcagcagcagcaccacgGCGGGGCAGGCGCCGGCTGGGCGCGCGAGGAGTACTACGCGGCGCCGCAGAGGTCGGCGTTCGCGCAGCGCTGCGTCGGCTCAAGCACGGCGGCGTTCTACGCGGCCGAGCATCTGCTCGGCATCGGGCAGTTCGACGGCGCTCCACTCGGGATGCTCCCGCCGGCGGCGACGATGATGCCCGCGGTGGCGGCCAGGACGCGGCCGGAGAGCGGCGACATGTACATGTCGCACGAGCTCGACCCGGTGATGCTCCGCGCGGACCAGTCGCCGTCCGTGAGGACGTACTACGTGAGGCCGCAGCAGCGGCGGGACCCGGTAGAGCTGGAGCTGCCACTGCTGGCACCGCAACCGCAGCAGCAAGAAAGCGCGCACCATGGCCTGTTCGGCAACGCCCCCGCCATCAAACCGCACTCGTTCTCACCCCAT GtcccgtcgatggaggcgccgagcagcagcagcttgCTGAGCCAGATGGAGAGCCACCTGTCCGCCAGGAGCAGCGTCGGCGCGCCGGCGACCCCCACCGGCACCGGCAGCGTGTCAGCgcctccggcgccgccgccgccgagcaagACTCGGATCCGGTGGACGCCGGAGCTGCACGAGCGGTTCGTGGACTGCGTGAGCAAGCTCGGCGGCGCGGACA GGGCGACCCCGAAGGGGATCCTGAAGCTGATGAACTCGGACGGCCTCACCATCTACCACATCAAGAGCCACCTCCAG AAATACCGTATGGCCAAGTACATGCCGGcaccatcttcatcgtcgtcgtcatccgaAG GGAGGCAGCACGAGAAGAGGGCCGCCGGAAGCGACACCCAGCATGAACTGGACCCGAAAAC TGGGATGCACATCACGGAAGCACTCCGCGTCCAGCTCGACGTGCAGCGCCGCCTCCACGAGCAGCTCGAG ATACAGCGGAAGCTGCAGGTGAGGATCGAGGAGCAGGGCAAGAGGCTGCAGAAGATGTTCGAGGACCAGCTCAACGCCAGCGGCAACACCGGGCCGGCCGCCGGCCCGGACGTCGTCCTCTTCCCGCCGGCGGCGGAGGTGCCGAGCCACCAAGAGGAGGATGCCGTGTTCGTCGACGTCATCGACGATGACGACGAGGTGCAGATAATCTCCGTCGCCAGCGGCAGCTATGACGACGACTTAGCCGCCTTGTAA
- the LOC119365879 gene encoding probable transcription factor RL9 isoform X2, which produces MFSVNTPTSKNQAKKIRLHDRYCDGMMPLCNPSSEARQLSASSTGLPTSHQELFMSAGFQQQQQHHGGAGAGWAREEYYAAPQRSAFAQRCVGSSTAAFYAAEHLLGIGQFDGAPLGMLPPAATMMPAVAARTRPESGDMYMSHELDPVMLRADQSPSVRTYYVRPQQRRDPVELELPLLAPQPQQQESAHHGLFGNAPAIKPHSFSPHVPSMEAPSSSSLLSQMESHLSARSSVGAPATPTGTGSVSAPPAPPPPSKTRIRWTPELHERFVDCVSKLGGADRATPKGILKLMNSDGLTIYHIKSHLQKYRMAKYMPAPSSSSSSSEGRQHEKRAAGSDTQHELDPKTGMHITEALRVQLDVQRRLHEQLEIQRKLQVRIEEQGKRLQKMFEDQLNASGNTGPAAGPDVVLFPPAAEVPSHQEEDAVFVDVIDDDDEVQIISVASGSYDDDLAAL; this is translated from the exons ATGTTTTCAG TTAACACTCCAACTTCGAAGAACCAGGCCAAGAAGATTAGGCTGCACGACCGCTACTGCGACGGGATGATGCCGCTGTGCAACCCGAGCTCCGAGGCGAGGCAGCTTTCCGCATCCTCCACCGGACTCCCGACGtcgcaccaggaactgttcatgagCGCCGGgtttcagcagcagcagcagcaccacgGCGGGGCAGGCGCCGGCTGGGCGCGCGAGGAGTACTACGCGGCGCCGCAGAGGTCGGCGTTCGCGCAGCGCTGCGTCGGCTCAAGCACGGCGGCGTTCTACGCGGCCGAGCATCTGCTCGGCATCGGGCAGTTCGACGGCGCTCCACTCGGGATGCTCCCGCCGGCGGCGACGATGATGCCCGCGGTGGCGGCCAGGACGCGGCCGGAGAGCGGCGACATGTACATGTCGCACGAGCTCGACCCGGTGATGCTCCGCGCGGACCAGTCGCCGTCCGTGAGGACGTACTACGTGAGGCCGCAGCAGCGGCGGGACCCGGTAGAGCTGGAGCTGCCACTGCTGGCACCGCAACCGCAGCAGCAAGAAAGCGCGCACCATGGCCTGTTCGGCAACGCCCCCGCCATCAAACCGCACTCGTTCTCACCCCAT GtcccgtcgatggaggcgccgagcagcagcagcttgCTGAGCCAGATGGAGAGCCACCTGTCCGCCAGGAGCAGCGTCGGCGCGCCGGCGACCCCCACCGGCACCGGCAGCGTGTCAGCgcctccggcgccgccgccgccgagcaagACTCGGATCCGGTGGACGCCGGAGCTGCACGAGCGGTTCGTGGACTGCGTGAGCAAGCTCGGCGGCGCGGACA GGGCGACCCCGAAGGGGATCCTGAAGCTGATGAACTCGGACGGCCTCACCATCTACCACATCAAGAGCCACCTCCAG AAATACCGTATGGCCAAGTACATGCCGGcaccatcttcatcgtcgtcgtcatccgaAG GGAGGCAGCACGAGAAGAGGGCCGCCGGAAGCGACACCCAGCATGAACTGGACCCGAAAAC TGGGATGCACATCACGGAAGCACTCCGCGTCCAGCTCGACGTGCAGCGCCGCCTCCACGAGCAGCTCGAG ATACAGCGGAAGCTGCAGGTGAGGATCGAGGAGCAGGGCAAGAGGCTGCAGAAGATGTTCGAGGACCAGCTCAACGCCAGCGGCAACACCGGGCCGGCCGCCGGCCCGGACGTCGTCCTCTTCCCGCCGGCGGCGGAGGTGCCGAGCCACCAAGAGGAGGATGCCGTGTTCGTCGACGTCATCGACGATGACGACGAGGTGCAGATAATCTCCGTCGCCAGCGGCAGCTATGACGACGACTTAGCCGCCTTGTAA